A window of the Serratia sarumanii genome harbors these coding sequences:
- the fliE gene encoding flagellar hook-basal body complex protein FliE produces MAIQGIEGVLQQMQTMAVQAGKMGQNTAPQGVSFASELTAALGKISETQQTARKQAQDFELGVPGISLNDVMVDLQKSSVSLQLGVQVRNKLVAAYQDIMNMPV; encoded by the coding sequence ATGGCGATTCAGGGCATTGAAGGGGTGCTGCAGCAGATGCAGACCATGGCGGTTCAGGCCGGCAAGATGGGGCAGAATACGGCGCCGCAGGGCGTCAGCTTCGCCAGCGAACTGACTGCGGCGCTCGGCAAGATCAGCGAGACCCAGCAAACGGCGCGCAAGCAGGCGCAGGATTTCGAACTGGGCGTGCCGGGCATCAGCCTGAATGATGTGATGGTCGATCTGCAGAAATCATCGGTCTCGCTGCAGCTGGGCGTGCAGGTGCGCAACAAGCTGGTCGCGGCCTACCAGGACATCATGAATATGCCGGTGTGA